One Aethina tumida isolate Nest 87 chromosome 5, icAetTumi1.1, whole genome shotgun sequence genomic window carries:
- the LOC109600083 gene encoding uncharacterized protein LOC109600083 isoform X4, producing MVLVMEYAAGGELYDYLSARKVLTEDEARRIFRQIATACYYCHKHKICHRDLKLENILLDENNNAKIADFGLSNVFDDQRLLNTFCGSPLYASPEIVKGTPYHGPEVDCWSLGVLLYTLVYGAMPFDGSNFKRLVKQISQGDYFEPATPSPASPLIHDMLTVNPKNRADIEKICNHWWVNETYDVSCLEISEELANQTPVRLDVLLCLAPPPPQLESEKLVVTGDVCEEAAKLETNAPARSHSAGSIMDLAPAERRIIDLINEDKITPKRKLESTVSTDRVNLDKRKDKIIKENTVADITVHGPIREASLEDASMSEAPSLDRSLTQTLSRSREMDVEQTEEVVDPSLQGAACSEIIEEAEKKEKKKIKKTLSTVNNKVLEGINENPSQETVTNHVDKENVKVAKEEVKVEEEKKPEVKKVSPKKKVEKKVLTDKDENSKSSASESQEETKKSKPKEKSNDIENKPEEPSKPIERRKSRIFEAAEKFQNMISPPVEKPAPVEKPKKILIPGVSVDGFKKEYERRASLTSTSPPKVKADAPTKKIIEVEKTPEPEPEPVKKPETKKTDERKEAVRNAVNIISSKCALDKEGTRKSKSRPCMMRKPPVPFGVSGRSASGNIGMITSQLTAPTGPKPFVKTVFDKPTTEAKKVPDEPREQPVEENKVSSAEITLKSATLPRRKTTKAEIQLNYPTSKPAAMEFKTEVAHNVAAPPKVATQRSEVIVPVSSPPVVGFRPSLVDSEARQSKERIIPISFEKTDQSRESVQSPPIKPPLARTFQTQKSNTSQRSGSISRQSTQDSDTETVTSNGEPIKKSPREYIIPIAVEGGGYVTPRATSLEPSETGSTSTMTSRSRFGRAKRMNSRLSDRDSEDESPFTNLHRHSSFGKDSDTEESRNPFHMHRLRSTRPKRSTLEHNDSLSSGEEDDDEAFDNFTAENLFSTLLSRVRDLTQKLNVEDGIRPGFPTSRLLSQFNHGTNFFNRQDPILRHSSLSRTFSRERPDGVSPAGSFAGHPWRRSVSRDLASDIEKVFNENGASNQAASPRPRGDISKDENLNLSDLDLKKLKLSEEDALALSYLTPALSKRIQKQLLSQLAPSEARKLHRTLSSRSPGDTNPYDNIKDSQKFVRGSSAGRISSTLPRRFSVDRDLKNNNLTDIDEKTDGNANSGLRVRSFLPVKSGFRDRTPHYEFNVRSSSIGAEPKCDPKLLYRKPTFGRSTSARDPPKSYRADPNLQSPESSISESLSRNDDSSSFRNSISDLSSSRSYSRYSEPSKYSGKTQPQGVNVDDKTDAKKPSSARRISRFLRPDFFEGQKEDRDNVVLKEKKEKELETQKVLKEIRDKRKSRLNLRRERSASRDRADETKLPDLHAEVNKFLEAKNELKETKALLNNVSDNIKKLETTVQSTSPDITTHSYVNVPIHDYVNVNINGIKHDYVNVPEATEPTIMPNEVLVENNAQEKLPDYVNMKGVENGVKKEKPVSKIARPKSYPAEKNKDKLEAVSPKLDNTSPEKESKISRLRKGLVKQSSKDKEEKTETSKTNGEEKSHKNKLLQSIEKKLEKFRSSNIAATKDPEEVKVLQEKKSSVESAIKRLREQSMPRNIDHCTESGLIKRAVSVEEMPNNKPLQASRKSVTKILGLFKKYEEQDKKKVVKKSKSGDKEKKDKAKNVEDKKLDNKEAIESVIISNTKNNNATKVNSVENNDTESNHSSQLDDVNSNGEQRKERPRSLMFDKVKPHVYNGAKSDSVATAEIKPKSKLPVNNYRRSLNLDNLPEPPKFYKNPTRLTPDIENNNLERPDRRNLRLDLNKVGRNNSAAVLESFPSTSTSAGDIYRRYSENRNSLTTPDESSTFLSPGDDNASDTWSVCSDFHAHDLHSPISPNGHIYSGDENESVIDRIRRKSFYTRFNEKKRPRKPSLTRNYKDLDVYSDVSVKSPTDYSSLDRRTFRNPVARRSSYASSLQQPTRPDYKTYTRSSSLLNDYVNVPNRYQTYNSKIGRPTNALYSDSEDNTLDDYTTAKSRKYSSPIQTSRLCRTSVSPSHRYSVDRNSSSISSPNNPDPV from the exons ATGGTCCTGGTGATGGAGTACGCAGCAGGTGGCGAACTGTACGACTATCTGTCAGCCAGAAAAGTGCTCACAGAGGACGAAGCCCGAAGAATATTCAGACAAATAGCCACGGCCTGTTACTACTGTCACAAGCACAAGATTTGCCATCGGGATCTGAAGCTCGAGAACATCCTGCTGGACGAGAACAACAACGCAAAG atcgCAGATTTCGGCCTCTCGAATGTCTTCGACGATCAACGACTGCTGAACACGTTCTGTGGTTCCCCGCTGTACGCTTCCCCTGAAATCGTGAAAGGTACTCCCTACCATGGACCGGAAGTCGACTGCTGGTCCCTCGGCGTCCTCCTCTACACCCTTGTCTACGGCGCCATGCCCTTCGACGGCAGCAACTTCAAGCGCCTCGTTAAACAGATCTCCCAGGGCGACTACTTCGAGCCCGCTACTCCTAGCC CTGCTTCGCCTTTGATTCATGACATGCTTACCGTCAATCCAAAGAACAGGGCAGACAtagaaaaaatttgtaatcatTGGTGGGTCAACGAAACCTACGATGTCAGTTGTCTGGAGATTTCCGAAGAGCTGGCCAACCAGACTCCGGTACGATTGGACGTGCTACTCTGCTTGGCCCCGCCACCACCTCAGTTGGAGAGCGAAAAACTAGTCGTCACAGGAGAT GTGTGTGAAGAAGCTGCCAAACTGGAAACTAACGCTCCGGCAAGATCTCACTCCGCCGGCAGCATAATGGATTTGGCGCCAGCCGAAAGAAGAATAATCGACCTCATAAACGAGGACAAGATCACCCCCAAACGTAAACTGGAAAGCACGGTCAGCACTGACAGAGTCAACCTGGACAAAAGAAaagataaaatcattaaagaaAACACTGTGGCAGACATTACCGTGCACGGGCCCATCAGAGAGGCTTCGTTGGAGGACGCCAGCATGAGCGAGGCACCTTCGTTGGACAGAAGTTTGACACAGACTCTTAGCAGATCCAGAGAGATGGACGTGGAACAAACGGAAGAAGTCGTCGATCCTTCTTTGCAAGGCGCTGCTTGTTCAGAAATTATTGAAGAGGCGGAGAAGAAGGAGAAGAAGAAAATCAAGAAGACCTTATCCACAGTCAATAATAAAGTTCTGGAAGGTATTAACGAGAATCCTAGTCAAGAAACTGTTACCAACCACGTAGATAAAGAGAATGTTAAGGTAGCTAAGGAAGAAGTCAAGGTGGAAGAGGAGAAGAAGCCGGAAGTCAAAAAGGTTTCACCCAAGAAAAAGGTTGAGAAGAAGGTATTGACTGACAAAGACGAGAATTCCAAATCCTCTGCGAGCGAGTCACAAGAAGAGACAAAGAAATCTAAACCTAAAGAAAAATCAAACGACATAGAAAACAAACCTGAAGAGCCGTCCAAACCTATCGAAAGAAGAAAATCTAGGATTTTCGAAGCCGCCGAGAAATTCCAAAATATGATCAGCCCGCCTGTCGAGAAACCTGCACCAGTCGAAAAACCAAAGAAGATTCTAATACCTGGCGTAAGTGTGGATGGCTTCAAGAAGGAGTACGAACGCAGGGCTAGTCTCACGTCGACTTCGCCGCCTAAAGTCAAGGCTGACGCCCCCACCAAGAAGATTATCGAGGTGGAGAAGACGCCCGAGCCGGAACCGGAGCCTGTCAAGAAGCCAGAAACGAAAAAGACTGATGAAAGAAAGGAGGCAGTGCGCAACGCTGTCAACATTATTTCAAGTAAGT GTGCCTTAGACAAGGAGGGAACGCGAAAGTCAAAATCACGCCCGTGTATGATGCGTAAACCTCCAGTGCCGTTCGGCGTTAGTGGCCGCTCAGCTTCTGGTAACATTGGCATGATAACGTCCCAACTTACCGCCCCCACCGGACCGAAACCATTTGTCAAGACGGTCTTCGACAAGCCCACAACGGAGGCGAAGAAAGTGCCGGATGAACCACGGGAACAGCCTGTCGAGGAGAACAAGGTATCGTCGGCGGAAATCACGCTCAAATCTGCCACTTTGCCCAGAAGAAAGACTACGAAGGCGGAGATACAACTTAACTATCCGACGTCGAAGCCGGCCGCCATGGAATTCAAGACTGAGGTCGCGCACAACGTCGCAGCGCCCCCCAAAGTTGCCACACAAAGGAGCGAGGTCATCGTGCCCGTTTCGTCGCCACCTGTTGTCGGATTTAG ACCATCGCTCGTCGATTCTGAGGCGAGACAATCGAAGGAGAGGATCATACCGATTTCCTTCGAGAAGACAGACCAAAGCAGAGAGTCTGTTCAGTCACCACCAATCAAGCCGCCCTTGGCCAGAACCTTCCAAACTCAAAAGTCTAACACGTCTCAAAGATCCGGCAGTATATCGAGGCAATCAACCCAAGATTCGGACACGGAAACCGTGACGTCCAATGGAGAGCCAATCAAGAAGAGTCCACGCGAGTACATCATACCAATTGCCGTGGAAGGTGGAGGCTACGTCACGCCGCGTGCCACCAGCTTGGAACCAAGCGAAACTGGCAGCACCAGCACTATGACCAGCAGAAGCCGTTTCGGAAGAGCTAAACGAATGAA ttcccGTTTGAGCGACAGAGACTCCGAGGACGAGTCTCCATTTACGAACTTGCACCGTCACAGTTCATTCGGAAAGGACAGTGACACCGAAGAGTCTAGAAATCCTTTCCATATGCACAGGCTGAGGAGCACGCGTCCGAAGAGGTCCACTCTGGAGCACAACGATTCATTGAGCTCTGGCGAGGAAGACGACGATGAAGCTTTCGATAACTTTACCGCAGAAAATCTGTTCTCTACACTGTTATCTAGG GTCCGTGATTTGACTCAAAAACTCAACGTTGAGGACGGTATAAGACCAGGATTTCCTACTAGTCGTTTGTTGAGTCAGTTTAACCACGGCACGAACTTCTTCAATAGACAGGATCCGATTTTGAG GCATTCGTCGCTGAGCAGGACGTTCAGCAGAGAACGACCGGATGGGGTATCCCCGGCGGGCAGCTTCGCAGGCCACCCTTGGCGGCGCAGCGTGAGCCGCGACCTCGCCTCGGACATCGAGAAGGTTTTCAACGAGAACGGCGCCTCCAACCAGGCGGCGTCGCCACGGCCTCGCGGAG atatttcgAAGGACGAAAACCTTAATTTATCAGACTTagatctaaaaaaactaaaactatCCGAAGAGGATGCGCTGGCCCTGTCCTACTTAACCCCCGCCCTCTCCAAGCGCATCCAGAAGCAACTGCTGTCCCAGCTCGCGCCCTCAGAAGCGAGAAAATTGCACAGAACCCTCTCGTCCCGCAGTCCCGGCGACACGAACCCCTACGACAATATTAAGGACTCGCAGAAGTTCGTTCGCGGCTCGTCCGCCGGCCGCATCTCCTCCACCCTTCCCCGGAGGTTCTCCGTGGATCGCGACCTCAAAAACAACAATCTCACCGACATCGACGAGAAAACCGACGGCAACGCCAACTCCGGTCTGCGAGTCCGTTCCTTCTTGCCGGTCAAGTCGGGTTTCAGAGATCGCACGCCCCACTACGAGTTCAATGTCAGGTCGTCGAGTATTGGGGCGGAACCGAAATGCGATCCGAAATTGCTCTACAGGAAGCCGACCTTCGGCAGATCGACGTCGGCACGTGATCCGCCCAAATCTTACAGAGCCGACCCGAATTTACAAAGTCCGGAGTCCAGCATCTCGGAGAGCCTGAGCAGAAATGACGACTCGTCGTCCTTCAGGAACAGTATTAGCGATTTGAGCTCGTCGCGTTCGTATTCACGTTATTCGGAGCCCAGCAAATACTCTGGTAAGACCCAGCCACAGGGTGTCAATGTGGACGATAAGACTGACGCTAAGAAACCGTCCAGTGCTAGGAGGATATCCAGGTTTTTGAGGCCGGACTTCTTCGAGGGCCAGAAGGAGGACAGAGACAACGTGGTGCTCAAAGAGAAGAAAGAAAAGGAATTGGAGACGCAGAAAGTATTAAAGGAGATTAGGGATAAGAGAAAAAGTAGACTGAATCTTAGGAGGGAAAGATCTGCATCGAGAGATCGGGCTGATGAAACTAAATTACCGGATTTGCATGCGGAAGTGAATAAGTTTTTGGAGGCCAAGAACGAGCTCAAGGAGACCAAGGCTTTGCTCAATAACGTCTCTGACAATATCAAGAAGTTAGAAACGACAGTACAAAGTACCAGTCCTGATATAACTACACACAGTTATGTTAACGTGCCAATTCACGATTATGTTAACGTTAATATTAATGGCATTAAACATGACTACGTTAATGTTCCCGAGGCTACTGAACCTACCATAATGCCTAATGAAGTTCTAGTAGAGAATAATGCTCAAGAAAAGTTGCCAGATTATGTCAACATGAAGGGAGTAGAAAATGGCGTTAAGAAGGAAAAACCGGTATCTAAAATAGCCAGGCCTAAAAGTTATCCCGCCGAAAAGAACAAAGATAAACTCGAAGCTGTGTCTCCGAAGTTGGACAACACTTCACCtgaaaaagaatctaaaattagCCGCCTTAGGAAAGGTTTAGTAAAGCAGTCCTCTAAAGACAAAGAAGAAAAGACAGAAACCAGTAAAACTAACGGAGAAGAAAAAAGTCACAAGAACAAACTTTTACAATCTATAGAAAAGAAGTTGGAGAAATTTAGGTCAAGTAACATTGCTGCCACTAAAGATCCGGAAGAAGTTAAAGTACTGCAAGAGAAGAAGTCCAGTGTAGAAAGCGCCATAAAGCGACTGAGGGAACAAAGCATGCCAAGGAATATAGATCATTGTACTGAATCAGGACTGATAAAACGTGCAGTATCAGTGGAAGAAATGCCTAATAATAAACCATTGCAAGCGTCAAGAAAATccgtaacaaaaatattaggattgttcaaaaaatacgaAGAACAAGACAAGAAAAAGGTGGTAAAAAAGAGCAAGTCCGGCGACAAGGAAAAGAAGGACAAGGCCAAGAACGTAGaggataaaaaattagataataagGAAGCTATTGAATCTGTGATTATAagtaatactaaaaataataacgcaACTAAAGTCAATTCTGTCGAGAACAACGACACGGAATCAAACCATTCTAGTCAATTGGACGATGTTAATTCGAACGGGGAGCAACGAAAAGAACGTCCGCGATCGTTGATGTTCGATAAAGTCAAACCCCACGTGTATAACGGTGCCAAAAGCGACAGCGTGGCCACTGCGGAGATCAAACCTAAATCAAAATTGCCGGTGAACAACTACAGACGCAGTCTCAATCTCGACAACCTGCCGGAACCGCCAAAGTTCTACAAAAATCCAACAAGACTTACACCAGACAtagaaaacaacaatttggaGAGGCCCGACAGGAGAAACTTGAGACTGGATCTGAACAAAGTCGGCAGAAACAATTCGGCAGCTGTACTCGAGTCATTCCCTAGTACCAGTACGAGTGCTGGCGATATTTACAGACGCTATTCGGAAAACAGGAACTCACTGACGACGCCTGATGAGAGCTCGACGTTTTTGTCACCTGGCGACGATAATGCAAGTGACACGTGGTCGGTTTGCTCCGATTTCCATGCCCACGATCTCCATTCACCTATATCTCCTAACGGGCATATATATTCTGGGGATGAGAATGAATCAGTGATCGATAGGATCAGAAGAAAGAGCTTCTACACCag gTTCAACGAAAAAAAGCGACCAAGAAAACCGAGTTTAACTCGCAATTACAAGGATCTGGATGTGTACAGTGACGTGAGCGTGAAGTCGCCGACGGATTACAGTTCTTTGGACCGAAGAACTTTCAGAAATCCCGTGGCTCGCAGGTCCAGCTACGCGTCGAGTCTTCAACAGCCTACCAGGCCCGACTACAAGACGTACACCAGAAGCTCATCGTTGCTCAACGACTACGTGAATGTGCCAAACAGGTACCAGACATACAATTCGAAGATAGGCCGTCCCACCAACGCTCTTTACTCCGACTCTGAAGATAATACTTTGGATGATTATACGACTGCGAAATCCAGAAA ATACAGTTCCCCAATTCAGACATCCAGATTATGTAGAACATCCGTGTCCCCAAGTCATCGTTACAGCGTAGATCGAAATTCGTCTTCCATAAGCTCACCGAACAACCCAGACCcagtttaa